The nucleotide window TAACTGAAATTCAAGCTAATAAGAATAGACGGAGATGAAATCGTTAACTCGTCGCTTTCTCTCTCATCTTTGCGGTTAGGAAAGTCCTTCGTTCCGTCCAGCTCATTTTCGCCAATTCATCTTTGTATTTCTCTTGAAGCAACTTAGATTTGCAGTAACTGTAGAGTGCATCATAAACGTATGCAGCTTTCTCAACGGCTTCAAAATCATCTTTGACGTTGAACCTCGCTCCAGTCATTGTTGCACTTAACCCTAGCCCTTCTGGAGCCAACGTAGTGTCACGTGTATCGGCTGAATGCACGATTTTGGCAAGCTCGTGAAGCACGGGATCCTTCAGCTTGTATTCTTCTATTATGGTTTCGAAAC belongs to Candidatus Bathyarchaeia archaeon and includes:
- a CDS encoding chromate resistance protein ChrB domain-containing protein, giving the protein MTREFVHVDRTACPWLIRKIIDPQAEFIFVPTEKIEEIAKDQDATPFDAPGVRLGHRDGKCSFETIIEEYKLKDPVLHELAKIVHSADTRDTTLAPEGLGLSATMTGARFNVKDDFEAVEKAAYVYDALYSYCKSKLLQEKYKDELAKMSWTERRTFLTAKMREKATS